In Oryzias melastigma strain HK-1 unplaced genomic scaffold, ASM292280v2 sc00300, whole genome shotgun sequence, the sequence TGAGGAAATACAGAGTGAATGGAAAATGACTCCAAAAAGACTGAAATCTTAGATTTGTCCAGACAATAAATATCAGGAGATCTGTGACAtcttggtgtcagaagtgggattagGCCTGCAGACGGCAGCACAAAGATGTTAACCAGGCCGAAGAAACCTCCAAATGAAGGTCGCCCTTAAGCGTCCCAGGATGTTGGTGAGCAGCCGGGTGCAGCGGGCGACCAATCTGAGGATAACAGCAAGGTAGCTGAACGTAATGGTCTCCTGCGTGGTCTGTTGTAGTAACGACCAGAGGAGATGCTGGCAGAGGGGAGGAGCTTGTGTGGACAGTGGGTTTGCTGTGAATAGAAGAATTCTGTTCCTAAACTTTCTGCCTCCTATGTTAACCAGGCCACTCTAGTCACACCACATTGTGACAAGATCCCATGTCCCTGAACTGATGTGGTTTCTGCAGCACGATTTGCAGAGAATCCGACTCAATAACAAACTCAATCTGCTCagatttctctgaaaggaaatattttatcaGGAACATTGTTCTAGGTTAATGGAAATCTCAGAAGTCCATCAAGATTTCCATCTGTGAACTGTGGAACTCTTCATCATGTGTCCTCTGATGTCATCTCCCAAGAAAAACTCCAGAAGAACTCAAAGAGACTCAAAGACAGAATTAAGTTTGAAGGTTTCTGTTGAACTGTTCTGAACCTCACTGCTTCACTCAGACTGAtgagaaaagcacagagaagcaGTTTGTTGACTTCAGTCTTCTTCACACCTTCTGATGGAGCTCTGTGATCTGACCTCAGTCCTGAGctcagcagtcagaactggacttgaggagtccagctttggaacctgcagagaaccaagaaacagcagaaagccacactgtgggaaagactccacacttctgactgatgttcacgtccactttattcttcacaggaaagattgagacagaacactgagaactaaagagaacagagaaacacttctaatatctgatacaaaacacaaatcacaacacaaacacacaaacatcagtGGCACTCTTTATCCGACTCTTcctttgtacatttttacaaaaactttccttcacaaaactgttattttctcacatgactaaaacaaatttaaagtgtagttattttatattttaaacaatattgaAACGTCACAGAATCGCAGAAAAAGTGTTACAATTAAATACCTGTATAAATAATTCCTGTGATGTTGTAGTAACGGACTAAACATTGTCTCATCATCAACTACAACCACAATTGTAAATAAtatattagaaaaaacaaaatcttccaattaaaataaaacaaaaaattcaacaatatttaacattttctttaaaaaacaaatcttaccATTGTTTCTATTTGCAAGTATATCTTAAAGAACAAATTTGATGATCAAGTTAAATAATTtagttaaacacaaaaatgaaactcaTGATATACAGAACCATTagactgtcttttattttgagtaaTGTAATTATAGTAACTGATgatgaaaacctaaaaatacTCGTAGAAAATTAGAATATTCTATCAGAAGAATCATAAAGAATGTTttcagcacatgtcagatttcaGAAAAGTGTTCTTTTGTCTCCATTCAATAATCACttgttcctccttttcattgaatgactgcatcaatgtggtatggaggccatcagcctgtggctctgTGTACATGGAATAAAAGCTCAGGTTGATTTGATAGCCGACTTCAGGTCATCTTCATTGTTGGCTCTGCcgtctcatcttcctctttaaaaacacttcatagatttttttattgggttcaggtcagggaatTTGCTGGTtgatcaaacacagaaacagtttAGGGATAAGCAGCTTTAGGTACCTTTTAGTAGAGTGGAAATGATCCAAGTCCTGTTCCAAGTAGAATCTCCAAATGGCTTGTCAGTAGATAGTTGTATGAAGTGCTTCAGAATCTATTTTATTCTCATGACTGAGAccatttaaagcaggggtcaccaacctttttgaaactgagagctacttcatgggtacagAGTAGtatgaagggctaccagttagaaaaaacaaatttgcttagttttcctttagttatacattattaataatgaagctcctctatgtaaagacactgatttctcaccataattatcaataataacAAGACAGgtaacaaatatcaatattcagaactttattaatctcaacaaatcttgtcacattttgaggtaatgatcgtgtttccattaaagataactaattatcaaaaatccaattcacgaaatttcagagttaatggggAGGCAGCTGGGGTTTGGggaaaataaagggaggggCGGGTTCACTTAGGCGATGGAGGAGCGCAGCTCCACTAATAAGTAAAagaattgaccaaaaacaactaATGTGGAGTATTTTCgtctattgtttttgttgttaaccacaaaataaaaaaccttaaaacaggTAATGTCTCGGTGTCTCCAtgcgggaaagggagaaggggacgctTCATTCTTTGTTATCGATTAtgtcgttataacgagaaaacgataaaaaaaaaaataataaagtgggATAGGCCGGTTTTGGCTTCAGGAATAATGAACATATATTtctaagatgttttaattttaaattctttgtaaagggaagtgtgatttaaaaaaaatgcatcacaataaaatttaattttccgAGCAGCTCatgtgagttgtgctatttttagaaaagaCCTGTGGGTGACTTATGTGGTGCTTGAGGGCGACCTGGCACCCACGGGCGCCGTGATGGTGAACCCTGATTTAAAGgctcaatcaatcaatcaagatactttattaatcccctggggggaaattcattgtttttcagtacaaccaagaacaagacagttcaaggttcactgcAGAAGCGTCCACTGAGCGGCGCCCCTTATTAATAAGGTCTTGCCAAATGTTTGGAGTTATTTAGCAGATTATTGTGGGTCCTTTTGAGTTTTAAAcgcttcttttttcttcactttttaaatttttaatctttgagacagaaaactttattttttacctcttaaataaaatcaagtgGAGGATTTTCCTTCATTACAAGATTGCTCTAGAAAAAGGCtagtatgagttctcatgtgtgatttcaGATTACTAAGACGaccaaaacttttatcacattccttgcacaaaaaaggcttctctcctgtatgagttctcatgtgtaatTTGAGATGACTAAGACGACTAAAATGTTTTGCACATTcattacacaaaaaaggcttttctcctgtatgagttcgcAAGTGTGATTTGAGAGCAGATGCATCACTAAAACTTATATCACATTCCTcgcacaaaaaaggcttctctcctgaaTGAGTTCTCAAATGTCTTTTGAGACTGGATACATCACTAAAACgtttatcacattctttgcacaaaaagggcttctctcctgtatgagttctcatgtgtgttttgagatgagTTTGGCATCTAAatcttttatcacattctttgcaGGTAAAAGGTTtatctcctgtgtgagttcttaTGTGTTCTTTTAGAGAAGATAGaatgctaaaacttttatcacattctttacaagaaaagggcCTCTcccctgtgtgagttctcatgtgtatttTGAGAGTACATTTCTCACTAaagcttttatcacattctttacaagtaaaaggtttttctcctgtgtgagttctcatgtgtttttttagagtaGATAGAATACTAaagcttttatcacattctttacaagaaaatggCCTTTcccctgtgtgagttctcatgtgtatttTGAGAGTACATTTatcactaaaacttttatcacattctttacaagaaaaaggcttctctcctgtgtgactTCTAATGTGAATTATTAATTTAGAGCAACAACCAAAACATTTACCACATTCCTCACAGACATAAGATCCTTCAAACTCAGATCTCACATgtgaaattcttgttttttcactAAACTTTATAGAGGAAactctcttttcttttggggattgtttgtgtttattatccAAAGTTTCCttcttgaacttttttcttgcatcagagtcacactgaccttctgacatgtgagagctgcccacactttggacatgacttctgtctcttctcttcctctgatctctgttctgtgcctctgtctcttcatctgtagttgatgttgattcttcatgttggtttccttcttcatcctgactatcagttccattaaagctctgctgattgtttccatCTTCTTCACTGTCAACATGTTTCTCCAAAgcaggaatctccatcaaggtttcagtctcctgcttcagatcaagctgctcttcatcctgactgatgcagaaCCATTCTTGCTCCTCTTTTATCAttagaggttctggttcctcctgttcctcttttaactgtggaggttctggttcctcctgttcctctttaatctttggtggttctggttcctcctgttcctctttaatctgtggatgttcttgttcttcctgttcctctttaatctgtggaagttctggttcctcttgttcctctttaatctgtggaaaTTCGGattcctcctgttcctctttaaaatgcggaggttctggttcctcctgttcctcttttatctgtggaggttctggttccccCTGTTCCAGTCTTAAATTCCTCTCCTGGTTGCGAAGATTGTCCTCTTCACTCATATAATCCTGGGGAGTGactgcaaagacaaaaaagaagaccttttattattttagatgcCATTGTGTTTGTCAAGCACCTTAAGAAAAATCTAAAGCCCTGGTCGTTTTTCTTAGTTCTCTTTCAAAGTTAAGACAGTGAGAGGGGATGTCGGTCTTTC encodes:
- the LOC112138304 gene encoding gastrula zinc finger protein XlCGF8.2DB-like, with the protein product MSEGQCDSDARKKFKKETLDNKHKQSPKEKRVSSIKFSEKTRISHVRSEFEGSYVCEECGKCFGCCSKLIIHIRSHTGEKPFSCKECDKSFSDKCTLKIHMRTHTGERPFSCKECDKSFSILSTLKKHMRTHTGEKPFTCKECDKSFSEKCTLKIHMRTHTGERPFSCKECDKSFSILSSLKEHIRTHTGDKPFTCKECDKRFRCQTHLKTHMRTHTGEKPFLCKECDKRFSDVSSLKRHLRTHSGEKPFLCEECDISFSDASALKSHLRTHTGEKPFLCNECAKHFSRLSHLKLHMRTHTGEKPFLCKECDKSFGRLSNLKSHMRTHTSLFLEQSCNEGKSST